One part of the Truepera radiovictrix DSM 17093 genome encodes these proteins:
- a CDS encoding YceH family protein, producing MSLSPVAVRVLGALLEKAHTTPENYPLSLNALVLACNQKTSRDPVTAYSERDVEEALQGLRDRGLVSSSQGVSERVVKHQHRLEEALSLSRPDLAVLAVLMLRGPQTAGELRSRTERYTHFPDVAAVEASLRRLAEHRPPLARAEARAPGQSQTRWVHLLGADPERAKPRARPAATPPATDGPTLETLQAEVATLKRQVARLLQHAGLEESMTADDFRE from the coding sequence GTGAGTTTGTCCCCCGTCGCCGTGCGCGTGCTGGGCGCACTGCTCGAAAAAGCGCACACCACCCCCGAGAACTACCCGCTCTCACTGAACGCCCTCGTGCTGGCCTGCAACCAGAAGACGAGCCGCGACCCCGTCACCGCCTACTCGGAGCGCGACGTCGAGGAGGCGCTGCAAGGGCTGCGCGACCGCGGCCTGGTGAGCTCGAGCCAAGGGGTGAGCGAGCGCGTGGTCAAGCATCAGCACCGCCTTGAGGAGGCGCTCTCCCTCTCGCGCCCCGACCTCGCCGTGCTCGCGGTGCTCATGCTGCGCGGCCCTCAGACCGCCGGCGAGCTGCGCAGCCGCACGGAGCGCTACACGCACTTCCCGGACGTCGCCGCGGTCGAGGCGAGCTTACGGCGGCTCGCCGAACACCGCCCCCCGCTCGCTCGCGCCGAAGCGCGCGCTCCCGGCCAGAGCCAGACCCGCTGGGTGCACCTGCTCGGGGCAGACCCGGAGAGGGCCAAACCGAGAGCGCGCCCGGCTGCCACGCCACCTGCAACCGACGGCCCGACCCTGGAGACGCTGCAAGCGGAGGTCGCGACGCTCAAGCGGCAGGTGGCGCGGCTCTTACAGCACGCGGGGCTCGAGGAGTCTATGACGGCCGATGACTTTAGAGAATAG
- a CDS encoding amino acid ABC transporter permease, translating to MATRSIRPTGGKERIPFYRNVKVIGILAQLIFLALVVMGFWVLYNNVTTALERANIPANFNFLRARAGIPIGESPIRYNTADTYARALWVGVLNTLKVSLVGVVLATLLGILVGVMRLSSNWLLRQIASIYVETIRNTPLAVQLVFWFFAVLVPLPPRISGPIELPGGAYFSQVGLALPWLYPSYSFSAWVPWLVGAVALFVLLVWVRWVQIRRSERPGNPWLLPLVAALGLAAVGYVVTERTSELPPTSTNYLPDRGRGTVFVEGEGGSSRFLPYAAVRVTIPEGQLRDITQSFNESRRRVYSSFRFPALRDHEVGAAEVTFADPESDAASRLSIHYLNFPSSGFLYEDRNGNGEYDPGEEVSEAGTGFNGVPLVLTVENFERRVVADRNGQFRMPQFEPVGAGGAAETAEAEAAPPPAASASPAALFGAPRTPTASGDEAAETGALEATVEVLPTGPLVLSVPTIPRSDYEGGVRLTAAFMALLLGLVIYTASFIAEIVRGGIQAVNKGQREAAKSLGLSDAQTFNLVVFPQALRIILPPLISQYLNLTKNSSLALLITYPDFFAIGRIVANQTGATVPIILIIIAGYLTISLIFAFILNIVNERLALVER from the coding sequence GTGGCAACGCGGTCGATACGGCCCACCGGGGGCAAAGAACGCATCCCGTTTTACCGCAACGTCAAAGTGATCGGTATCTTGGCGCAACTTATCTTTCTGGCCCTCGTGGTGATGGGCTTTTGGGTCCTCTACAACAACGTCACGACGGCTTTAGAGCGCGCCAACATCCCCGCCAACTTCAACTTTTTGCGCGCGCGCGCGGGTATCCCCATCGGCGAGTCGCCCATCCGGTACAACACCGCAGACACCTATGCGCGGGCGCTCTGGGTGGGGGTGTTAAACACCCTCAAGGTGTCGCTCGTCGGGGTGGTGCTCGCGACGCTCCTCGGCATCTTGGTGGGGGTGATGCGGCTCTCGTCGAACTGGCTGCTCCGGCAGATCGCCTCGATCTACGTCGAGACGATCCGCAACACCCCCTTGGCGGTGCAGCTGGTGTTCTGGTTTTTCGCGGTGCTCGTACCCCTGCCCCCGCGCATCTCGGGCCCTATCGAGCTCCCCGGCGGGGCGTACTTCAGCCAGGTTGGCCTGGCGCTCCCCTGGCTCTACCCGTCGTACAGCTTTTCGGCCTGGGTGCCGTGGCTCGTGGGCGCCGTGGCGCTCTTTGTCCTCCTCGTCTGGGTGCGGTGGGTGCAGATCCGGCGCTCCGAGCGCCCCGGCAACCCGTGGCTCTTGCCCCTGGTGGCGGCGCTCGGGCTCGCCGCCGTGGGCTACGTGGTGACCGAAAGGACGTCCGAGCTCCCGCCGACCTCTACGAACTACCTGCCGGACCGGGGGCGCGGGACCGTGTTCGTCGAGGGGGAGGGGGGCTCGTCGCGCTTTTTGCCCTACGCCGCTGTGCGCGTCACCATCCCCGAGGGGCAGCTGCGTGACATCACGCAGAGCTTTAACGAGTCGCGGCGCCGCGTCTACAGCTCCTTTCGCTTTCCGGCGCTGCGCGACCACGAAGTCGGCGCCGCCGAGGTCACCTTCGCCGACCCCGAGAGCGATGCGGCGTCGCGCCTCAGCATCCACTACCTCAACTTCCCGTCGTCGGGTTTTTTGTACGAAGACCGCAACGGCAACGGCGAGTACGACCCCGGCGAAGAGGTGAGCGAGGCGGGCACGGGGTTTAACGGCGTGCCGCTCGTGTTGACAGTCGAGAACTTTGAGCGCCGCGTGGTCGCCGACCGCAACGGGCAGTTCCGGATGCCGCAGTTCGAGCCGGTCGGCGCCGGGGGGGCGGCGGAGACGGCGGAGGCCGAGGCGGCGCCCCCGCCGGCGGCGTCGGCGAGCCCCGCGGCGCTCTTCGGAGCGCCGCGCACGCCGACCGCTAGCGGTGATGAGGCGGCGGAGACGGGGGCATTAGAAGCGACCGTCGAGGTGTTGCCGACCGGCCCCTTGGTGCTCAGCGTGCCGACGATCCCCCGCTCCGACTACGAGGGGGGCGTCCGGCTCACGGCGGCTTTTATGGCGCTGCTGTTGGGGCTTGTGATCTACACGGCGTCGTTTATCGCCGAGATCGTCCGCGGCGGGATCCAGGCGGTCAACAAAGGGCAGCGCGAGGCGGCCAAGTCGCTCGGATTGAGCGACGCGCAGACCTTTAACCTGGTCGTCTTTCCGCAGGCGCTGCGCATCATCTTGCCCCCGCTGATTAGCCAGTACCTCAACCTCACGAAAAACTCGTCTTTGGCGCTGCTAATTACCTACCCCGACTTTTTTGCGATCGGGCGCATTGTCGCCAACCAGACGGGGGCGACCGTGCCGATCATCTTGATCATCATCGCGGGGTACTTGACGATCAGCCTGATCTTCGCCTTTATCCTGAATATCGTCAACGAGCGCCTCGCGCTGGTGGAGCGTTAA
- the rimO gene encoding 30S ribosomal protein S12 methylthiotransferase RimO — protein sequence MSGKVGFVSLGCPKALVDSERILTQLRAEGYRVVPSYDEAEVVVVNTCGFITPAVEESLNAIGEALAHTGKVIVTGCLGERPEKIMARHPSVLAVTGQADVAGVMAAVHRVLPPDDNPFTSLVPPQGVKLTPRHYSYLKIAEGCNHKCAFCIIPQLRGLQVSRDAGEVLYEAYRLVASGTKELLVIAQDSSAYGVDLRHRESAFQGRQVAAHLVPLVRELSDMGAWVRLHYVYPYPHVRELIPLMAEGKLLPYLDVPLQHASPKVLRAMRRPGGAESHLKTIRAWRAVCPELAIRSTFIVGFPGETEEDFEQLLDFLQEARLERVGAFTYSEVPGAVANGFPDQVPEAVKQERFDRLMAVQQRISLEKNQAKVGRVLEVIVDDYGELPGEVVGRTKADAPGIDGTVLATGDGTTKIGDIVRVKVTGATAYDLSGEVVSQVPWRPNVLTLA from the coding sequence ATGTCTGGCAAAGTCGGTTTTGTAAGTCTGGGCTGCCCCAAAGCCCTGGTGGATTCCGAGCGCATCTTGACGCAGCTGCGCGCCGAAGGGTACCGCGTGGTGCCGAGCTACGACGAGGCCGAGGTGGTGGTGGTCAACACCTGCGGCTTTATCACCCCGGCGGTCGAGGAGTCGTTAAACGCCATTGGAGAGGCTTTAGCGCACACCGGCAAGGTGATCGTCACGGGCTGTTTGGGCGAGCGCCCCGAAAAGATCATGGCGCGGCACCCGAGCGTGCTGGCGGTGACGGGCCAAGCGGACGTCGCGGGCGTGATGGCGGCCGTGCACCGGGTCCTGCCCCCCGATGACAATCCCTTTACCAGCCTCGTGCCGCCTCAGGGGGTCAAACTCACCCCGCGCCACTACTCGTACCTCAAGATCGCCGAGGGCTGCAACCACAAGTGCGCGTTTTGCATCATCCCGCAGCTTCGCGGGCTGCAGGTGTCGCGCGACGCGGGCGAGGTGCTCTACGAAGCGTACCGCCTGGTCGCGAGCGGCACCAAAGAGCTCTTGGTGATCGCCCAGGACAGCAGCGCCTACGGCGTAGACCTCCGGCACCGCGAGAGCGCGTTTCAGGGGCGGCAGGTCGCGGCGCACCTCGTACCGCTCGTCCGGGAGCTCTCGGACATGGGCGCGTGGGTGCGGCTGCACTACGTCTACCCCTACCCGCACGTGCGCGAGCTCATCCCCTTGATGGCCGAGGGGAAGCTGCTCCCCTACCTCGACGTGCCCCTGCAGCACGCCTCGCCGAAGGTGCTGAGAGCGATGCGGCGGCCCGGCGGCGCCGAGAGCCACCTCAAGACCATCCGGGCGTGGCGCGCGGTCTGTCCAGAGCTCGCCATCCGCTCGACGTTTATCGTCGGCTTCCCCGGCGAGACGGAGGAGGACTTCGAGCAGCTTCTGGACTTTTTGCAAGAGGCGCGGCTCGAGCGCGTCGGCGCCTTTACCTATAGCGAGGTGCCCGGCGCAGTCGCCAACGGCTTCCCGGACCAGGTACCCGAAGCGGTCAAACAGGAGCGGTTCGACCGGCTCATGGCGGTGCAGCAGCGCATCAGCTTGGAGAAAAACCAGGCGAAGGTCGGTCGGGTGCTCGAGGTTATCGTCGACGACTACGGCGAGCTGCCGGGCGAGGTCGTCGGCCGCACCAAAGCCGACGCCCCCGGCATCGACGGCACCGTGCTCGCTACGGGCGACGGGACGACCAAGATCGGCGACATCGTGAGGGTCAAGGTGACCGGCGCGACCGCCTATGACCTCTCGGGCGAGGTCGTCTCGCAGGTCCCGTGGCGGCCGAACGTGCTGACGCTGGCCTAA
- a CDS encoding bifunctional folylpolyglutamate synthase/dihydrofolate synthase, producing MTTPSTPHPDYARSLEYLFAQTRAGAPRSAGRMRALMAQLGLLSPRNVIHVVGTNGKGSVAAALAAAYQAEGVRVGRFLSPHVSDFRERIAVDGEAVSEAEVVDFVARLKARGPLELAGAPPAFFELTLALALEHFARRGVEVAVVEAGVGAKHDATRALENVRSVVLTNVGRDHLDTLGPTLEDVARDKADAIRPGVPILSSATGEAVAVLAEVASARRSPLFLDLPKSRLFELPTGAAPRSPTQERNARLAAAALRLAGVSEAAIATGLQATLPGRAERFSLHGREVLLDGAHNPDAAEALLELARPPFVLVFGAQRKKLGEETLRVLEPHAERVVITDVQGEPSALAQPGRNHIPEPREALREALSSAPKSAQVLVAGSFYLAGQLRPLLLQSTLGAGASGTISARLSP from the coding sequence ATGACGACCCCCTCCACCCCCCACCCGGACTACGCCCGCAGCCTCGAGTACCTCTTCGCCCAAACCCGCGCGGGCGCCCCCCGCAGCGCCGGGCGGATGCGCGCGCTGATGGCGCAGCTAGGGCTCCTCTCGCCCCGCAACGTCATCCACGTCGTCGGCACCAACGGCAAAGGGAGCGTCGCGGCGGCGCTCGCCGCCGCCTACCAGGCCGAGGGGGTGCGGGTCGGGCGGTTTCTGTCGCCGCACGTCTCGGACTTTCGGGAGCGCATCGCCGTAGATGGCGAAGCAGTCAGCGAGGCCGAGGTCGTCGACTTCGTGGCGCGGCTTAAAGCGCGCGGCCCCCTCGAGCTCGCCGGCGCGCCCCCCGCCTTTTTCGAGCTGACCCTCGCTCTGGCGTTGGAGCACTTCGCGCGCCGCGGCGTCGAGGTCGCGGTGGTCGAGGCGGGGGTCGGCGCCAAGCACGACGCCACCCGCGCCCTCGAAAACGTCCGGAGCGTCGTGCTGACCAACGTCGGGCGCGACCACCTGGACACCCTCGGCCCCACGCTCGAAGACGTCGCTCGGGACAAAGCCGACGCCATCCGCCCCGGCGTGCCCATCTTGAGTAGCGCCACCGGCGAAGCCGTCGCGGTCCTCGCCGAGGTCGCCTCGGCGCGGCGCAGCCCGCTCTTTCTCGACCTCCCCAAAAGCCGCCTTTTCGAGCTGCCAACCGGGGCCGCGCCGCGCTCGCCGACCCAGGAGCGCAACGCCCGCCTGGCCGCTGCGGCGCTCCGGTTGGCGGGGGTGTCGGAAGCGGCCATCGCCACGGGGCTCCAGGCGACGCTGCCGGGGCGCGCCGAACGCTTCTCCCTCCACGGGCGCGAGGTCTTGCTAGACGGCGCGCACAACCCCGACGCTGCAGAAGCGCTCCTCGAGCTCGCTCGTCCCCCCTTCGTGCTGGTCTTCGGCGCCCAACGCAAAAAGCTCGGCGAGGAGACGCTGCGGGTTCTGGAGCCGCACGCCGAACGGGTCGTCATCACGGACGTCCAGGGGGAACCGAGCGCGCTCGCACAGCCGGGGCGAAACCACATCCCGGAGCCCCGAGAAGCGCTTCGGGAGGCGTTGTCGAGCGCTCCCAAAAGCGCTCAGGTGCTCGTCGCCGGGTCGTTCTACCTCGCCGGGCAGCTGCGGCCCTTGTTGCTGCAGAGCACCCTTGGCGCAGGTGCCTCGGGGACGATATCTGCTAGACTCTCCCCGTGA
- a CDS encoding metallophosphoesterase — protein sequence MTPPKAAHEPHKLVVVGDIHAQEAKFWHLLRRAGLADAARQPTAALRDPATRLVLLGDLVHAKTRAAYAALIGEGHYDEFHPPHLQRAERAQEAFLGRLKAFCDAAPGQVVILMGNHDYSAATGESGPLRSDDLAHLEWLPGYGNPLPAALRDWILSWPSEVVFGGVHLAHVGPYPEHNRFDAGFYLENRRDWILEDRDLLAATPYRLGVYGHTPVRGGVHFASRGRALLLDMNGYRNEYAFLELTLTEGGPCLELQGCFFSERL from the coding sequence GTGACCCCCCCGAAGGCCGCACACGAACCCCATAAGCTCGTCGTCGTCGGCGATATTCACGCCCAAGAGGCCAAGTTCTGGCACCTCTTGCGGCGCGCCGGGCTCGCCGACGCCGCGCGTCAGCCGACCGCTGCCCTGCGCGACCCAGCGACTCGGCTCGTGCTCCTAGGCGACCTCGTGCACGCCAAAACCCGCGCCGCCTACGCGGCGCTCATCGGTGAGGGGCACTACGACGAGTTCCACCCCCCGCACCTGCAGCGGGCGGAGCGGGCACAGGAGGCGTTTTTAGGGCGCCTCAAGGCGTTTTGCGACGCGGCACCCGGCCAGGTGGTGATCCTGATGGGCAACCACGACTACAGCGCCGCGACCGGCGAGAGCGGCCCTTTGCGCTCGGACGACCTCGCCCACCTCGAGTGGCTCCCCGGCTACGGCAACCCGCTGCCCGCGGCGCTGCGCGACTGGATCCTGAGCTGGCCCAGCGAGGTCGTCTTCGGCGGGGTGCACCTCGCCCACGTCGGCCCCTACCCCGAGCACAACCGCTTCGACGCGGGCTTTTACCTCGAGAACCGGCGCGACTGGATCCTCGAAGACCGCGACCTGCTCGCCGCCACCCCCTACCGCTTGGGCGTCTACGGGCACACCCCCGTGCGCGGCGGGGTGCACTTCGCCTCGCGCGGCCGGGCGCTGCTTCTCGACATGAACGGTTACCGCAACGAGTACGCCTTTCTCGAGCTGACCCTCACCGAGGGGGGGCCTTGCCTCGAGCTGCAGGGGTGCTTTTTTAGCGAGCGCCTCTAG
- a CDS encoding RecQ family ATP-dependent DNA helicase, protein MAAPAPLDPDTHRQRAQQLLRAFGLTHFRPGQQEAILGALSGRDVLAVMPTGAGKSLVYQLPALEGAGLTVVVSPLIALMGDQVARLQRRGVAAAALTSALTERQQAQVFGALPELRLLYLSPERLQSAALRRALVRIRVARLVVDEAHCISSWGHDFRPDYRRLGALRRALGTPPVTALTATATPAVRRDIAASLALEDPLEVLTGFDRPNLAYRVWWAPFERLKLQLVEHALRAQPGASIIYAGTRAGVERLSAHLTSRGIAARPYHAGMAAEARAAVQRAFLEGRAPLLVATNAFGMGIDKPDIKAVLHVDPPTSLEALYQEAGRAGRDGESARCTLLVGPGELERQARRVALSTPTLLDLKRLWVLLRNHGAFGAAAPPVTAEGAAAALGLGRGKLVGALELLERHKVIRLERQRGALTLALVGPTPPPPEAFEALRADTLALQRAKAALWEAVRRYALTPRCRRAQLLAYFGDEAPPRGACRCDVCTTEGRTPLLGDAARVLGRCTRPRRRRALDGAFATPLETEALLAWLRREGYVRAALGWYRASAAGRRALARAEVSAR, encoded by the coding sequence ATGGCGGCCCCGGCTCCCTTAGATCCCGACACGCACCGCCAGCGCGCGCAGCAGCTTCTGCGGGCGTTTGGCCTGACGCACTTTCGCCCCGGACAACAGGAGGCCATCCTCGGCGCCCTCAGCGGACGCGACGTGCTCGCGGTGATGCCCACGGGCGCCGGCAAATCGCTCGTCTACCAGCTCCCCGCGCTCGAGGGCGCGGGGCTGACGGTCGTCGTCAGCCCGCTCATCGCGCTCATGGGCGACCAGGTCGCGAGGTTGCAGCGGCGCGGGGTCGCCGCCGCCGCCTTAACGAGCGCGCTTACCGAAAGGCAGCAGGCGCAGGTGTTTGGGGCGCTCCCTGAGCTGCGGCTCCTCTACCTCTCCCCCGAACGGCTGCAGAGCGCTGCGCTGCGGCGCGCCCTCGTCCGGATACGCGTCGCGCGGCTTGTGGTGGACGAAGCGCACTGCATCTCGAGCTGGGGCCACGACTTTCGACCCGACTACCGCCGCTTGGGTGCGCTGCGGCGCGCGCTGGGTACACCCCCGGTGACGGCACTCACCGCAACCGCGACCCCGGCGGTCCGCCGCGACATCGCAGCCTCGCTCGCGCTCGAAGACCCCCTCGAGGTCCTCACCGGCTTCGACCGGCCGAACCTCGCCTACCGCGTCTGGTGGGCGCCTTTTGAGCGCCTCAAGCTGCAGCTCGTCGAGCACGCCCTCCGCGCGCAGCCGGGAGCGAGCATCATCTACGCGGGGACGCGCGCGGGGGTGGAGCGCCTCAGCGCGCACCTCACAAGCCGTGGGATAGCGGCGCGCCCCTACCACGCGGGCATGGCGGCAGAGGCGCGCGCGGCGGTGCAACGGGCCTTTTTGGAGGGTCGGGCGCCCCTTCTCGTCGCCACGAACGCTTTCGGCATGGGGATCGACAAACCCGACATCAAGGCCGTGCTGCACGTCGACCCGCCCACCTCGCTCGAGGCCCTCTACCAGGAGGCTGGGCGCGCCGGCCGCGACGGCGAGAGCGCCCGCTGCACCCTGCTCGTCGGCCCCGGCGAGCTCGAGCGCCAAGCGCGGCGCGTCGCGCTCAGCACCCCCACGCTGCTCGACCTCAAGCGGCTCTGGGTGCTGCTGCGCAACCACGGGGCGTTCGGCGCGGCGGCGCCGCCGGTCACGGCCGAAGGGGCTGCCGCGGCGCTCGGCCTCGGCCGGGGCAAACTCGTCGGCGCGCTCGAGCTGTTGGAACGCCACAAGGTGATTCGGCTCGAGCGGCAAAGGGGCGCGCTCACGCTCGCCCTGGTGGGCCCCACCCCACCCCCGCCCGAGGCTTTCGAGGCGCTGCGCGCCGACACCTTGGCGCTGCAAAGGGCCAAAGCGGCGCTCTGGGAGGCGGTGCGCCGTTACGCCCTGACGCCCAGGTGCCGCCGCGCGCAGCTCCTCGCCTACTTCGGCGACGAGGCGCCGCCAAGGGGCGCGTGCCGCTGCGACGTCTGCACGACCGAGGGGCGCACCCCGCTGCTCGGCGACGCTGCGCGGGTGCTGGGGCGCTGCACGCGGCCGCGGCGGCGGCGCGCGCTCGACGGGGCGTTTGCCACCCCGTTGGAAACCGAGGCGCTCCTAGCTTGGCTGCGGCGCGAGGGGTACGTGCGCGCGGCGCTCGGCTGGTACCGCGCGAGCGCCGCGGGGCGGCGGGCGCTGGCGCGCGCCGAGGTGAGCGCCCGGTGA
- a CDS encoding amino acid ABC transporter ATP-binding protein, with protein sequence MVTVVSEAKETKNVRADAPAGGSRIIEIEGLNKWYGDFHVLKDINLSVNKGEVVVIIGPSGSGKSTLIRCINRLEEHQEGKIVVDGIELTDDVKKIDQIRRETGMVFQQFNLFPHLTVLDNITLAPIRVRKWRRSKAEERARYFLEKVGIPEQANKYPGQLSGGQQQRVAIARALTMEPKVMLFDEPTSALDPEVIGEVLQVMVNLAKEGITMIVVTHEMGFAREVGDRVIFMDRGQIVEVGTPEHFFTNPQEERTKLFLSKIL encoded by the coding sequence ATGGTTACGGTCGTCTCCGAAGCTAAAGAGACCAAAAACGTGCGCGCGGACGCCCCCGCGGGGGGGAGCCGCATCATCGAGATCGAAGGGCTCAACAAGTGGTACGGCGACTTTCACGTCCTTAAAGACATCAACCTGTCGGTCAACAAAGGGGAGGTGGTGGTGATTATCGGGCCGTCGGGGTCGGGCAAATCGACCCTGATCCGGTGCATCAACCGGCTCGAGGAGCACCAAGAGGGGAAGATCGTCGTCGACGGCATCGAGCTCACCGATGACGTCAAAAAGATCGATCAGATCCGCCGCGAAACCGGGATGGTGTTTCAGCAGTTCAACCTCTTCCCGCACCTGACGGTTTTGGACAACATCACCTTGGCGCCCATCCGGGTGCGCAAGTGGCGGCGGTCGAAAGCCGAGGAGCGCGCCCGCTACTTTCTCGAAAAAGTCGGCATCCCCGAGCAGGCCAACAAGTACCCGGGGCAGCTCTCAGGTGGTCAGCAGCAGCGCGTCGCCATCGCCCGCGCGCTCACGATGGAACCCAAGGTGATGCTCTTCGACGAACCGACCTCGGCCCTTGACCCCGAGGTGATCGGCGAGGTGCTGCAAGTTATGGTCAACCTGGCCAAAGAGGGGATCACCATGATCGTGGTGACGCACGAGATGGGCTTTGCCCGCGAGGTCGGTGACCGGGTGATCTTTATGGATAGGGGGCAGATCGTCGAGGTCGGCACGCCCGAGCACTTCTTTACGAACCCGCAGGAGGAGCGGACGAAGCTGTTTTTGTCGAAGATCCTCTAG
- a CDS encoding amino acid ABC transporter permease gives MVARPPPTVQTGAGAWLRKNLFSSLPNAITTVLVAALLAWLLYGLLSWVFLGASWQQVWNNLRLFAVFRYPAELLWRPLAAVGVGMLLLGLSAGAATDGVGRIFRGVFWQFAALVFFLTLVALLFWESVRWPYVGVSVATVLGFALGSALQGSAPLKRALPWLWAAAFVGAFFLLYGLPGVRSGPWRVVPTREWGGMMLTFVLSFVGIGVSFPIGVALALGRRSKLPAIKLFCIAYIEIIRGAPLISWLFIASLMVPLIFNVGPERVSALTRALVALTLFSAAYMAENVRGGLQAVPKGQSEAARALGLSGWQAMRLIILPQALKAVIPAIVGQAIGLFKDTSLVLIVGLADFFQVHNIVAQQNASLQVVGGIRLELSLFLAVVYWFFAYRMSVASRQLEKELGVGTR, from the coding sequence GTGGTCGCGCGTCCCCCCCCTACGGTGCAGACGGGCGCCGGCGCGTGGCTGCGCAAAAACCTCTTTAGCTCGCTGCCGAACGCGATCACCACGGTGCTCGTCGCGGCGCTTCTGGCCTGGCTCCTCTACGGGCTGCTCAGCTGGGTGTTCCTGGGCGCGTCGTGGCAGCAGGTGTGGAACAACCTCCGGCTCTTCGCGGTCTTTCGCTACCCCGCCGAACTGCTCTGGCGCCCGCTCGCCGCGGTCGGGGTGGGGATGCTGCTGCTCGGCCTTTCGGCGGGCGCCGCGACCGACGGGGTCGGGCGCATCTTCCGCGGGGTGTTCTGGCAGTTCGCTGCTCTGGTCTTTTTCCTCACGCTCGTGGCGCTGCTCTTTTGGGAGAGCGTGCGTTGGCCGTACGTCGGGGTGAGCGTGGCGACGGTGCTCGGGTTTGCCCTCGGCAGCGCCCTGCAGGGTTCGGCACCGCTCAAACGGGCGCTCCCCTGGCTCTGGGCGGCGGCCTTCGTGGGGGCGTTTTTCCTCCTCTACGGGCTGCCGGGGGTGCGTTCGGGCCCCTGGCGCGTCGTCCCGACCCGCGAGTGGGGCGGGATGATGCTCACCTTCGTGCTCTCGTTCGTGGGGATCGGGGTGAGTTTTCCCATCGGCGTCGCCCTCGCGCTGGGGCGCCGCAGCAAGCTGCCGGCGATCAAGCTCTTTTGCATCGCCTACATCGAGATCATCCGCGGGGCGCCCCTTATCTCTTGGCTCTTTATCGCCTCGCTCATGGTGCCCCTCATCTTCAACGTCGGTCCGGAGCGGGTGAGCGCGCTGACGCGGGCGCTGGTGGCGCTCACGCTCTTTTCGGCGGCGTACATGGCGGAGAACGTGCGCGGCGGGCTTCAAGCCGTGCCCAAGGGGCAGAGCGAGGCGGCGCGGGCTCTGGGGCTCTCGGGGTGGCAAGCGATGCGGCTCATTATCCTGCCGCAGGCGCTCAAGGCGGTGATCCCGGCGATCGTCGGGCAGGCGATCGGGCTCTTTAAGGACACCTCGCTGGTGCTGATCGTCGGGTTGGCGGACTTTTTTCAGGTGCACAACATCGTCGCGCAGCAAAACGCCTCGTTGCAGGTCGTCGGCGGTATACGCCTCGAGCTCTCCCTCTTTTTGGCCGTGGTGTACTGGTTTTTCGCTTACCGGATGAGTGTGGCGAGCCGGCAGCTCGAGAAAGAGTTGGGCGTCGGCACGCGTTAG
- a CDS encoding amino acid ABC transporter substrate-binding protein — MRKWFVGSALCVLIASFTVAQAQGKLAEVRNRGSLVCGVNDVLPGFGTVNEEGEHEGFDVDFCKAIAAAVLGDADAVTYRPLSAQERFTAVQTGEVDVLIRNTTWTSSRDTEVGLNFGPVIFYDGQGFMVRRDSGIESLEDLEGRRIGVQSGTTTELNLADVMSALDIQYEPVIFETSDQLVAAYDDGAVDAWTTDKSGLASLLISLSDPEEHRILDATISKEPLAPAVLHGDDEWYDVVKWVIFGLMEAEEYGITSENVRELAETSTNPNIQRILGAEPSAVEQIGLEADAIATAIEAVGNYGEIYERNLGEGTPFNIPRGLNAQYYEGGLIYGMPFR, encoded by the coding sequence ATGCGGAAATGGTTCGTCGGTAGCGCGCTATGTGTTCTTATCGCCTCCTTTACGGTCGCGCAGGCGCAGGGCAAACTCGCCGAGGTGCGTAACCGCGGTTCGCTGGTGTGTGGCGTCAACGACGTGCTGCCGGGCTTTGGGACGGTCAACGAGGAGGGTGAGCACGAGGGTTTCGACGTCGACTTCTGCAAGGCGATCGCCGCGGCCGTGCTCGGTGACGCGGACGCGGTGACCTACCGGCCGCTCTCGGCGCAGGAGCGCTTTACGGCGGTGCAGACGGGCGAGGTCGACGTGCTGATCCGCAACACCACCTGGACGAGCAGCCGCGACACCGAAGTCGGCCTCAACTTCGGCCCCGTCATCTTCTACGACGGCCAGGGCTTTATGGTCCGGCGCGATTCGGGGATCGAGTCGCTGGAGGACCTCGAGGGCCGCCGCATCGGGGTGCAGTCGGGCACCACCACCGAGCTCAACTTGGCCGACGTGATGTCGGCGCTCGACATCCAGTACGAGCCGGTGATCTTTGAAACCTCCGACCAGCTCGTCGCCGCTTACGACGACGGGGCGGTCGACGCCTGGACGACCGACAAGTCGGGGTTGGCGAGCCTGCTCATCTCGCTGAGCGACCCCGAAGAGCACCGCATCTTAGACGCGACCATCTCCAAAGAACCCCTCGCCCCGGCGGTGCTGCACGGCGACGACGAGTGGTACGACGTGGTGAAGTGGGTGATCTTCGGGCTGATGGAGGCCGAGGAGTACGGCATCACCTCTGAAAACGTGCGCGAGCTCGCCGAGACCTCGACGAACCCCAACATCCAGCGCATCCTCGGCGCCGAACCGAGCGCGGTCGAGCAGATCGGGCTCGAGGCCGACGCGATCGCTACCGCCATCGAAGCGGTCGGTAACTACGGCGAGATCTACGAGCGCAACCTGGGCGAAGGCACCCCCTTCAACATCCCGCGCGGCCTCAACGCGCAGTACTACGAGGGCGGGCTCATCTACGGCATGCCCTTTAGGTAA